The nucleotide window GAACATGAGTGACTTGACTGgttttctgggtgtgtgtgtgtgtgtgtgtgtgtgtgtgtgtgtgtgtgtgtgtctaggcacatgtgaagtcagaggacaattttgggagtcagtcctctccttccactgtggattccaggacttgaactcaggttatcaggcctGCACAGTAAACGCtgtaactactgagtcatctaaCTGGCCCCTTTTGTTTGTCTTTCAGACAGGCTGTCATGATGAAGCCCAGCCCAGGCTGATGTGGAACCTCCTGCCTCCgctccctgagtgctgagattagacaGGCATGGGCACCTCTGCCTTTAGCCTGCTTCTTATTCACTTACTTTACACTGGTGCCGAGGGTTCGAATCCAGGTTCCATGCTTGTGCAGAGGGCACTGCTACCACTGCAATGTCTCATCCAGctcaaattacttttaaaaaaaaatacgatTATGCGTATGGATATTTTGCTTGCACATATGTATGGGCACTGCATGTGTGTGGCGGTCACAGAAGTCAGGTGTCAGAACAAATGGAATTACAGATGATCGTGAGCTGCTACGTAGGTGTCAAGAGCAGTAAACAGTTTCAACCACTGAGCCCCACAACTTTCCCTTTGGCAGTCTACGTACTCACGAGagacatgcaaacaaaaaacTCCCACCATGAGTTGCCAGCAGGAAAGTCTGGGAGGGGCCAGGGCACTGCTTACCACATGCTGACCAACTCTCACAGTCTCCATTATGGTCCCAGAGCTCAATACCCACAATGCCTCACCAGTCTTGCCAGGGAGAACAGCCACACCCAGATTACTGCCACAGTGGCTGTAACTGCTAAGGACGGCAAAGAGCCAAACCAAAATTCTATGAAAGTTTCCAAaaatgcttgttttttttttttttttaaaaggggacacacaggaacaaaggcagagaggatgaggggagggggcaggcagCTGAGGTGGATGCCATGCTGTGTACTCTCCTGTACCTTCTGAATTCACAACCATGTAAATACATTATTCAGagaaacaaaatacaaatgaCTGTAGCTACTGAAGTCTTGGGTGAGATCTGCTTCTGGTCTAGCTCCAACTGACTGAGCTACTAGGCTGTCTCCTGAAGTGTGTCCTACTCTACAGAAGCTGGCAGAGACTGTGACAGTCCCAGACCAGATGAAGCAAGTTGAGCCAGCTCTGTAAGGGTACAGGCATAGGCTGTCCCGGTCTGCACTTCCTTACTCTGCATATAGGTGGTGACAGACGGTTGCTCTCTCTGAGCGGTGGTACCCTGAGAGTGGAGGGCACAGCCAAGGATCAGGCAGGCACAGGAAGTGacgtaaaatagaaacagactttATTTCTCTGGAAGAAGCAGATATCCATGGCTGGGACAGCAGCTTTGGCAACAGAGGCGATGGGAACACATCAAATGGACACAGGGGAGGAACAGGCATCAAACAGGACAAGTACTGGTGCCGCTGGGGTCTCCCTCCACACCCGGGGCCTGGGGCCCTGGTCCCTGCCAGAGAAGATCCTGGCGCCTCTTCTGTTTCTGAGCCACTTCAGGCTGTTTACAGCTACAAGATCTAAGACCAGCCAAGCCCGAGTTCACAGTGAAGCCACAGGTCACATTCTGTCCAACACTCCACATTCCTACAGGGGTTCCCTGGAAAGGGGCCTGGTCCTGAGGAGGGCCTGTTGGGTGCTGGCCCACCCTTCTGTGTGGCCAACACATCCTTCTTGTCCAAGTCAAGCCTGGCTTCCTCTCAGTCTAATCCCCCAGGGAAAGCCTGGGGCACACTCTAGCCACCAGCCCAGCCTTGGTCTGGGGCCAAAGGCAGGTCACACACAGGGCCTGCCAGGCAGCTTCCTGTCTTGCCTTCACAAGGCTTGGAACTTCCCACCTCTTGGTTGGGGCACTGAGGGCTGAACCAAGGTGTGCAGAACAGCGCTGGGTGGGTGAGCGAGGTGGGCAAGGTGAGGCTCCCAGCCTCCTGCTGCCTGGGTCTCACTGTCCACTGGGAGCCGCAGGCAGTTGTGGGTCCTCCAGGCCTGAGGCAGGGCATCTCCCCACCCTTGTCCCACAGACAGGTTCAAGAGGTTCTCTTAGGGCAGACCATTGCTCTCCAGTCAACCATCAGCGTCTGAAAGACAGGAAATAACCAAAAAGTTCATCCATCAATATCCATCAACAGCCACCAATGGGAAATCCAAGGTCACCATAGGGAGGTACTGCCTTTAGGCACCATGCgatgtattaaaaaaaagttttaggggttggggatttagctcagtggtagagcgcttgcctaggaagcgcaaggccctgggttcggtcctcagctccggaaaggggaaaaaaaaaaaaaaaacttcaaaaaaaagTTTTAGGCAATAATTTTAGAACCTATTCTAAAGTATCTTTTTTGATTAACTATGACTTAATAGTACTACAGATTAGGGACAGCCACCAGCAGACACTAGAGCTAAGTCAGCGTGCTGAAGGCCACGGCCCTCTCCCACTGTGTCCCTCATTGCTGCTGACCAgtgcacaagtgtgtgccacaAGAGCAGCACAGACTGGCAGGCCCTGGGTGCCCGCCACCCGGCGCCCAGCCACACTGCTTCCTCCTGAGAGGGTACTGACCTCACCCCTGCCTGATTCGCCACCTTTGGGCTTGGTAAATGTTTCAATTAATATTAATCTGTATGCTTTATTTTGTAagtgtgtacatacataaacCTTTAGTAAACATGAAATGAGATTCTCTTCTTCGGCTGTTTACTCCTTTGAAAAGCATGAGAACTAACACGTAAGCAAAGGTGTGGGGTGAGCGTGAGCATCTGTGTGAGACgcaggcatgcatgtgccacACACGTGTGTAGGAATCGGGGGACCTCGCCTTTCTTCTTGAGACCAGGTCTGTTTTTCTCAACCGGACGCCAGGCTAGCTGCCCTAAACCCGTCCTGCCTCGCACCTTGCCCGTGAGGGCAGTGGATTACAAAGGTGCAAGCCATGCATCCGGCTTCTACGTGGGTTCCGAGGACTCAAACTCAGGCTCCATGCTCGCATCCCATTGGCTGAGCCACCACCCTCCTCCCCAGCACCAACTGGCACTTTAAACGGAAATGTGACAACAgaggtatatatattttttttgtgtAAATGGCTGCTCCGTGACCACCACCTGGGCAGCTGGAGAGGAGCTAAGGATGCTGGCCTCCTTTACCCAAGGGCCCCAGTTGCCTCTTTGGTTCATCAATTCCTGAGAAAAACCAAGTGTCTATAGGTAGGAGGGTTCTTTTCCAGCCGAACCACCTGCCTCTGGGGCCCTGTACCTGCCCTCTCCTCCCAGCTGGGGACTCCCTGGCTACATGTGGCCTTTCAGAGATAAGTAGGCGTTTCCCACAGTGGTGACAGCTCTCCTGGGAGAGGGAGGTGGGCCACAGTGTGTAACTTGCTCACTTGTGGTGGGCAGGGCCACAGGACCCCAGAAGGTGACAGCCGGCTTGCTCTAGGTTCCAGTCGAACATCTCTAGCACTTTGTGGCACTCCACCCGTGGCCGAAGACCCAGCCCAAAGAGCTGCTCCACCTGAGGGGCAGAGGGTGATGTTGCCATGAGACACACTGGAGCCAAGGGTATCAGAATAGATGGGGCACAGGGTCCAGAGCCAGAGGATAGGGTCGGGGACAGCAGAACCAGTTTTCAGGCCCCGAATGGCAGGGCAGGCAGGAAGTGGTGGTACCTTCAGATACTGGGCAGCCCTCTGAATACTCCAGCTGTGGCTCCTCAGGGCCGCCTGGCACTCCTCTGTGGTCACCCCATGCACCATGGCCTGCAGCTGGGCACACCCACCCATCAGCACCACTGGGGCCCATTCCTCTGGGTCCCTCAGAACCTGCCCTCACCTCGAGGAGGGTCTGGCACTCACCATCTGGACTTTGTCTGCTGGCCGGGCAGCCTCTTGCCCATCCCCTGGGCAGCCCCTCTGCGGCAGCCGTGCACTGGCCCTCAGGGATGGTGGCTGCGCCCCTGGGTTGCTGTTATTGGTGGAGAAGTTGGCCTTTGGGTCTGGGGCAGCCTGAGGCATAGGTCGGACGGTGGCAGTGGGGGCGGCAGGGGCTGGAGTGCTAGGCGGGGGCAGCAGTGGGGGAACGGGCAGGGCGGCCGGCTCCTCGGGGCTCTGGGCCTCCCTCAGGAAGCGCTGGTAGCGCTCGAGGTAGGGAGGGCGCTCTGGCAGCAGGTAATAGTGGGTGCTGCTGACCTTCCTGCCATCACGGACAATGGGCAGGATGCAGGGGCCAGCCCGTGGGCCAGGAGCCTGGATCACTTGTGGAGTGGCGTACTTAGGGTCTGAGGCAAAGCTCTGGGTGGTGGGCATGGTCTTTCCAGGTGAGCTCGAGAGCCGATGCGGTAGTGGGGAGCTGCCAGGTGGTACTAGGGGGCTTGGGGTCCTCGACCCTTGAGGAGACAGGGGTTCCCGGGGAGGCActcggggaggggaggagggtccAGGCCACCGACTTGCCTCTTCCTCACCTAAGGGAGCTGGAGATAGTCCCACACGTGGACGTGTGGGCCGAGGGGGAATAGGTACCCGGGGTGGCACCTGGGGCTTGTCATCACCTCCTGGGGTAGGGGACGGGGTCAGCTGGCCAGTGGGGACCTGTAGCTGCCGCATACACTCCTGCTGCAGTGCCTGGAAAATCTCTGCAGTCTGGGCTGAGCTGGGTGGCTGGCCTCCACCCTGCGGTGGCAGGAACAGGTTATCCTCCAGGGCAGGGGGCAGCTGGGCCTGCTCAGGTACAAACGCATAATTGGTCTCGCCTTGGCTAGGCCCGGTAGGGAGGCCTGCACTCACTAGGGTGCTGTTGATAGAGCACACCTCGAAGTCATCCTCATCTTGGGCCACATCATCGTAGGCAGGGGGCGGGGGCAGCGGGCGAGCGTCCCAGTCCACCACAGGTGTAGGATGTAAAGGTCGTGGCAGTGCCCGTGTGGGGCTCTGTGGTGGTGTCTTGTCCAGCAGGGAGCAGGCATCCATGGCCAACTGTGCCAAGGAAGGTGCACAGGGCCGTGGGGTTGGGGCTACAGGCTCCTCGCCGAAGTCGATGAGTGTGACCTCACCCCCACTGCTGCGGCCTGCCTTGGTGCCTGGCACCCGGGCTGAGGGCTTTGCCAGCCAGAGCCCTCGGGGCAGGGCTGGCTTCCTCAGGCCAAGTCTCTTGAAGTCGCTGGACAGGGGGTCTGGGTCCTCACTCACAGGGTCATATGTTGGCTCTGTGGTAAAAAGGGAGATCCCAACAGAGAGATGGCGTCAGATATGAATGGGGAACAGGGAGGTAAatgtgtgagagaaagaaagcCAAGTGTCCCCACCAACTATGCCCTGCCAAGTCCCCTCTAGGTGAGCCTGCTGCCAAGAGCATACCTGACCTTACTTAAACAGGACAGAACCCTCTCTGCCTTCAGACCTCAATGTGGGCCGGAGAGACCCCCCAATCCTGCCTAAGCTAGAGCAGGCAGCACCCACTTACACCTGTCTCTGAGGTCCATTCCTAACACAAGAGCCCTGCTCTCTGCTCCTGGTTagtaacccctcccctcccctctattGTGGCACACTATTACAGCAGACACGGGCCAACAGCAGCTTTCCTCAGAGGACAGAGCTCCTGATAGCTGCCACCACATCCCAGACATGACCTCTCCAGTGAGGCTGGCCCAGGCACAGCAGAGCAAGGTCAAGCCAGGCTTTGAGGGAGAGCTGAGGAAGGAAGGCATGCCAGGCTGGGTTAGCAGCAAGAGCAAGCTCACAGCACACACCCGCTTCCCCTTCCACACAGCCAGCCTCCGGGGCTCTGTACCTtccaggagaggagagagaggagagagagggcgGGGGCCAAGGCATCCTGAACAGCCCCACTTACTGTGAGTGAAGATGGCAGGCTGAGGTGGGCGAGGTGGAGGCTCCCCTGTAAGAAAGGCCATGCGGACAGGGGAGGCagagaagaaggatggccaagcaaggcaggggtgaggtggggaggtAAGAGCCAGACAGAGGGAAGGGTTtagatggagaaagggagggagaaagagggagaagggagagggaaggagagagagatgcacaggaGTGAGCAAATGCACAACCCAACGGAAgatgggagggatggggaggcgGGACGGAACAACTGTGTTCCAAAATGACAGGCACaggatctgggggtggggggacccgTGGCACTACTGGCTGAGATGGAGCCCAAAGTGGGGTACGAGGTGTTGGCTTGGGAGAGAAGAGCATGACTGGGGGAAGTAAGGGAAGCCAGGATCTGAAGAGCCTggtgaagagggagggagagagggagggagggagggagggagggagggagggagggagggagggagggaggcaggcagggagggagggagggagggagggaggaggaagctgaggctACAGGGCCAGGGCAAGACCAACCCAAGGATCCCCTCCTCAGCGGATACAGCCGCCTCTCTGCTCTTACCCCACGCCTAGCCAGAGCCAGGGACTCAGCTGTCCCACCTGCTGCCCTGACCCGACAGCAGAACAGCAGGCCTAGGGTGGCCACCAAGGAACAGAAGGGCTCTTACTTTTCATCCGTCCTAAATGCTGGGTGGGTCGCGAGGTGCTCAGTTCCACACTCAGCAGGTCAGGGGGGTCCATGGGGTTTCCCAGGTACAGTCTGTGAGAGAGAACCAGGAGAACCAGGTCAGGAGGTGATGCAGACGTCTatcgcagacacacacacacacacacacacacacacacccctacaatgAAAAGACTACGATGTTTCTCAGAGGAGGCTGAGTGGCAGACCTGAGTCACAAGGCCCCCAGATCCCTGGGGCTATACAGATCCTAATCCCTACCATGGGGAAAGTGTCCGAACCGGGCCGGGAAGCCTTTGCCTTCCCGGGCTCTAGTACATTGATTACAAGGACTGAC belongs to Rattus norvegicus strain BN/NHsdMcwi chromosome 11, GRCr8, whole genome shotgun sequence and includes:
- the Tnk2 gene encoding activated CDC42 kinase 1 isoform X19, with amino-acid sequence MPAARRFPGLELSFPLLARLRRRLYTRLGSSSMQPEEGTGWLLELLSEVQLQQYFLRLRDDLNITRLSHFEYVKNEDLEKIGMGRPGQRRLWEAVKRRKAMCKRKSWMSKVFSGKRQEAEFPSHHSQSTFRKPSPTPGGLAGEGTLQSLTCLIGEKDLRLLEKLGDGSFGVVRRGEWDAPAGKTVSVAVKCLKPDVLSQPEAMDDFIREVNAMHSLDHRNLIRLYGVVLTPPMKMVTELAPLGSLLDRLRKHQGHFLLGTLSRYAVQVAEGMGYLESKRFIHRDLAARNLLLATRDLVKIGDFGLMRALPQNDDHYVMQEHRKVPFAWCAPESLKTRTFSHASDTWMFGVTLWEMFTYGQEPWIGLNGSQILHKIDKEGERLPRPEDCPQDIYNVMVQCWAHKPEDRPTFVALRDFLLEAQPTDMRALQDFEEPDKLHIQMNDVITVIEGRAENYWWRGQNTRTLCVGPFPRNVVTSVAGLSAQDISQPLQNSFIHTGHGDSDPRHCWGFPDRIDELYLGNPMDPPDLLSVELSTSRPTQHLGRMKREPPPRPPQPAIFTHSKWGCSGCLGPRPLSPLSPLLEEPTYDPVSEDPDPLSSDFKRLGLRKPALPRGLWLAKPSARVPGTKAGRSSGGEVTLIDFGEEPVAPTPRPCAPSLAQLAMDACSLLDKTPPQSPTRALPRPLHPTPVVDWDARPLPPPPAYDDVAQDEDDFEVCSINSTLVSAGLPTGPSQGETNYAFVPEQAQLPPALEDNLFLPPQGGGQPPSSAQTAEIFQALQQECMRQLQVPTGQLTPSPTPGGDDKPQVPPRVPIPPRPTRPRVGLSPAPLGEEEASRWPGPSSPPRVPPREPLSPQGSRTPSPLVPPGSSPLPHRLSSSPGKTMPTTQSFASDPKYATPQVIQAPGPRAGPCILPIVRDGRKVSSTHYYLLPERPPYLERYQRFLREAQSPEEPAALPVPPLLPPPSTPAPAAPTATVRPMPQAAPDPKANFSTNNSNPGAQPPSLRASARLPQRGCPGDGQEAARPADKVQMTLMVDWRAMVCPKRTS
- the Tnk2 gene encoding activated CDC42 kinase 1 isoform X8, producing the protein MPAARRFPGLELSFPLLARLRRRLYTRLGSSSMQPEEGTGWLLELLSEVQLQQYFLRLRDDLNITRLSHFEYVKNEDLEKIGMGRPGQRRLWEAVKRRKAMCKRKSWMSKVFSGKRQEAEFPSHHSQSTFRKPSPTPGGLAGEGTLQSLTCLIGEKDLRLLEKLGDGSFGVVRRGEWDAPAGKTVSVAVKCLKPDVLSQPEAMDDFIREVNAMHSLDHRNLIRLYGVVLTPPMKMVTELAPLGSLLDRLRKHQGHFLLGTLSRYAVQVAEGMGYLESKRFIHRDLAARNLLLATRDLVKIGDFGLMRALPQNDDHYVMQEHRKVPFAWCAPESLKTRTFSHASDTWMFGVTLWEMFTYGQEPWIGLNGSQILHKIDKEGERLPRPEDCPQDIYNVMVQCWAHKPEDRPTFVALRDFLLEAQPTDMRALQDFEEPDKLHIQMNDVITVIEGRAENYWWRGQNTRTLCVGPFPRNVVTSVAGLSAQDISQPLQNSFIHTGHGDSDPRHCWGFPDRIDELYLGNPMDPPDLLSVELSTSRPTQHLGRMKREPPPRPPQPAIFTHSKWGCSGCLGPRPLSPLSPLLEEPTYDPVSEDPDPLSSDFKRLGLRKPALPRGLWLAKPSARVPGTKAGRSSGGEVTLIDFGEEPVAPTPRPCAPSLAQLAMDACSLLDKTPPQSPTRALPRPLHPTPVVDWDARPLPPPPAYDDVAQDEDDFEAQLPPALEDNLFLPPQGGGQPPSSAQTAEIFQALQQECMRQLQVPTGQLTPSPTPGGDDKPQVPPRVPIPPRPTRPRVGLSPAPLGEEEASRWPGPSSPPRVPPREPLSPQGSRTPSPLVPPGSSPLPHRLSSSPGKTMPTTQSFASDPKYATPQVIQAPGPRAGPCILPIVRDGRKVSSTHYYLLPERPPYLERYQRFLREAQSPEEPAALPVPPLLPPPSTPAPAAPTATVRPMPQAAPDPKANFSTNNSNPGAQPPSLRASARLPQRGCPGDGQEAARPADKVQMLQAMVHGVTTEECQAALRSHSWSIQRAAQYLKVEQLFGLGLRPRVECHKVLEMFDWNLEQAGCHLLGSCGPAHHKR
- the Tnk2 gene encoding activated CDC42 kinase 1 isoform X1, which translates into the protein MPAARRFPGLELSFPLLARLRRRLYTRLGSSSMQPEEGTGWLLELLSEVQLQQYFLRLRDDLNITRLSHFEYVKNEDLEKIGMGRPGQRRLWEAVKRRKAMCKRKSWMSKVFSGKRQEAEFPSHHSQSTFRKPSPTPGGLAGEGTLQSLTCLIGEKDLRLLEKLGDGSFGVVRRGEWDAPAGKTVSVAVKCLKPDVLSQPEAMDDFIREVNAMHSLDHRNLIRLYGVVLTPPMKMVTELAPLGSLLDRLRKHQGHFLLGTLSRYAVQVAEGMGYLESKRFIHRDLAARNLLLATRDLVKIGDFGLMRALPQNDDHYVMQEHRKVPFAWCAPESLKTRTFSHASDTWMFGVTLWEMFTYGQEPWIGLNGSQILHKIDKEGERLPRPEDCPQDIYNVMVQCWAHKPEDRPTFVALRDFLLEAQPTDMRALQDFEEPDKLHIQMNDVITVIEGRAENYWWRGQNTRTLCVGPFPRNVVTSVAGLSAQDISQPLQNSFIHTGHGDSDPRHCWGFPDRIDELYLGNPMDPPDLLSVELSTSRPTQHLGRMKREPPPRPPQPAIFTHSKWGCSGCLGPRPLSPLSPLLEEPTYDPVSEDPDPLSSDFKRLGLRKPALPRGLWLAKPSARVPGTKAGRSSGGEVTLIDFGEEPVAPTPRPCAPSLAQLAMDACSLLDKTPPQSPTRALPRPLHPTPVVDWDARPLPPPPAYDDVAQDEDDFEVCSINSTLVSAGLPTGPSQGETNYAFVPEQAQLPPALEDNLFLPPQGGGQPPSSAQTAEIFQALQQECMRQLQVPTGQLTPSPTPGGDDKPQVPPRVPIPPRPTRPRVGLSPAPLGEEEASRWPGPSSPPRVPPREPLSPQGSRTPSPLVPPGSSPLPHRLSSSPGKTMPTTQSFASDPKYATPQVIQAPGPRAGPCILPIVRDGRKVSSTHYYLLPERPPYLERYQRFLREAQSPEEPAALPVPPLLPPPSTPAPAAPTATVRPMPQAAPDPKANFSTNNSNPGAQPPSLRASARLPQRGCPGDGQEAARPADKVQMLQAMVHGVTTEECQAALRSHSWSIQRAAQYLKVEQLFGLGLRPRVECHKVLEMFDWNLEQAGCHLLGSCGPAHHKR
- the Tnk2 gene encoding activated CDC42 kinase 1 isoform X3, with protein sequence MGERSAYQRLARGEEGQQRLGSSSMQPEEGTGWLLELLSEVQLQQYFLRLRDDLNITRLSHFEYVKNEDLEKIGMGRPGQRRLWEAVKRRKAMCKRKSWMSKVFSGKRQEAEFPSHHSQSTFRKPSPTPGGLAGEGTLQSLTCLIGEKDLRLLEKLGDGSFGVVRRGEWDAPAGKTVSVAVKCLKPDVLSQPEAMDDFIREVNAMHSLDHRNLIRLYGVVLTPPMKMVTELAPLGSLLDRLRKHQGHFLLGTLSRYAVQVAEGMGYLESKRFIHRDLAARNLLLATRDLVKIGDFGLMRALPQNDDHYVMQEHRKVPFAWCAPESLKTRTFSHASDTWMFGVTLWEMFTYGQEPWIGLNGSQILHKIDKEGERLPRPEDCPQDIYNVMVQCWAHKPEDRPTFVALRDFLLEAQPTDMRALQDFEEPDKLHIQMNDVITVIEGRAENYWWRGQNTRTLCVGPFPRNVVTSVAGLSAQDISQPLQNSFIHTGHGDSDPRHCWGFPDRIDELYLGNPMDPPDLLSVELSTSRPTQHLGRMKREPPPRPPQPAIFTHSKWGCSGCLGPRPLSPLSPLLEEPTYDPVSEDPDPLSSDFKRLGLRKPALPRGLWLAKPSARVPGTKAGRSSGGEVTLIDFGEEPVAPTPRPCAPSLAQLAMDACSLLDKTPPQSPTRALPRPLHPTPVVDWDARPLPPPPAYDDVAQDEDDFEVCSINSTLVSAGLPTGPSQGETNYAFVPEQAQLPPALEDNLFLPPQGGGQPPSSAQTAEIFQALQQECMRQLQVPTGQLTPSPTPGGDDKPQVPPRVPIPPRPTRPRVGLSPAPLGEEEASRWPGPSSPPRVPPREPLSPQGSRTPSPLVPPGSSPLPHRLSSSPGKTMPTTQSFASDPKYATPQVIQAPGPRAGPCILPIVRDGRKVSSTHYYLLPERPPYLERYQRFLREAQSPEEPAALPVPPLLPPPSTPAPAAPTATVRPMPQAAPDPKANFSTNNSNPGAQPPSLRASARLPQRGCPGDGQEAARPADKVQMLQAMVHGVTTEECQAALRSHSWSIQRAAQYLKVEQLFGLGLRPRVECHKVLEMFDWNLEQAGCHLLGSCGPAHHKR
- the Tnk2 gene encoding activated CDC42 kinase 1 isoform X11, which translates into the protein MPAARRFPGLELSFPLLARLRRRLYTRLGSSSMQPEEGTGWLLELLSEVQLQQYFLRLRDDLNITRLSHFEYVKNEDLEKIGMGRPGQRRLWEAVKRRKAMCKRKSWMSKVFSGKRQEAEFPSHHSQSTFRKPSPTPGGLAGEGTLQSLTCLIGEKDLRLLEKLGDGSFGVVRRGEWDAPAGKTVSVAVKCLKPDVLSQPEAMDDFIREVNAMHSLDHRNLIRLYGVVLTPPMKMVTELAPLGSLLDRLRKHQGHFLLGTLSRYAVQVAEGMGYLESKRFIHRDLAARNLLLATRDLVKIGDFGLMRALPQNDDHYVMQEHRKVPFAWCAPESLKTRTFSHASDTWMFGVTLWEMFTYGQEPWIGLNGSQILHKIDKEGERLPRPEDCPQDIYNVMVQCWAHKPEDRPTFVALRDFLLEAQPTDMRALQDFEEPDKLHIQMNDVITVIEGRAENYWWRGQNTRTLCVGPFPRNVVTSVAGLSAQDISQPLQNSFIHTGHGDSDPRHCWGFPDRIDELYLGNPMDPPDLLSVELSTSRPTQHLGRMKKPTYDPVSEDPDPLSSDFKRLGLRKPALPRGLWLAKPSARVPGTKAGRSSGGEVTLIDFGEEPVAPTPRPCAPSLAQLAMDACSLLDKTPPQSPTRALPRPLHPTPVVDWDARPLPPPPAYDDVAQDEDDFEVCSINSTLVSAGLPTGPSQGETNYAFVPEQAQLPPALEDNLFLPPQGGGQPPSSAQTAEIFQALQQECMRQLQVPTGQLTPSPTPGGDDKPQVPPRVPIPPRPTRPRVGLSPAPLGEEEASRWPGPSSPPRVPPREPLSPQGSRTPSPLVPPGSSPLPHRLSSSPGKTMPTTQSFASDPKYATPQVIQAPGPRAGPCILPIVRDGRKVSSTHYYLLPERPPYLERYQRFLREAQSPEEPAALPVPPLLPPPSTPAPAAPTATVRPMPQAAPDPKANFSTNNSNPGAQPPSLRASARLPQRGCPGDGQEAARPADKVQMLQAMVHGVTTEECQAALRSHSWSIQRAAQYLKVEQLFGLGLRPRVECHKVLEMFDWNLEQAGCHLLGSCGPAHHKR
- the Tnk2 gene encoding activated CDC42 kinase 1 isoform X16 — encoded protein: MPAARRFPGLELSFPLLARLRRRLYTRLGSSSMQPEEGTGWLLELLSEVQLQQYFLRLRDDLNITRLSHFEYVKNEDLEKIGMGRPGQRRLWEAVKRRKAMCKRKSWMSKVFSGKRQEAEFPSHHSQSTFRKPSPTPGGLAGEGTLQSLTCLIGEKDLRLLEKLGDGSFGVVRRGEWDAPAGKTVSVAVKCLKPDVLSQPEAMDDFIREVNAMHSLDHRNLIRLYGVVLTPPMKMVTELAPLGSLLDRLRKHQGHFLLGTLSRYAVQVAEGMGYLESKRFIHRDLAARNLLLATRDLVKIGDFGLMRALPQNDDHYVMQEHRKVPFAWCAPESLKTRTFSHASDTWMFGVTLWEMFTYGQEPWIGLNGSQILHKIDKEGERLPRPEDCPQDIYNVMVQCWAHKPEDRPTFVALRDFLLEAQPTDMRALQDFEEPDKLHIQMNDVITVIEGRAENYWWRGQNTRTLCVGPFPRNVVTSVAGLSAQDISQPLQNSFIHTGHGDSDPRHCWGFPDRIDELYLGNPMDPPDLLSVELSTSRPTQHLGRMKREPPPRPPQPAIFTHKPTYDPVSEDPDPLSSDFKRLGLRKPALPRGLWLAKPSARVPGTKAGRSSGGEVTLIDFGEEPVAPTPRPCAPSLAQLAMDACSLLDKTPPQSPTRALPRPLHPTPVVDWDARPLPPPPAYDDVAQDEDDFEAQLPPALEDNLFLPPQGGGQPPSSAQTAEIFQALQQECMRQLQVPTGQLTPSPTPGGDDKPQVPPRVPIPPRPTRPRVGLSPAPLGEEEASRWPGPSSPPRVPPREPLSPQGSRTPSPLVPPGSSPLPHRLSSSPGKTMPTTQSFASDPKYATPQVIQAPGPRAGPCILPIVRDGRKVSSTHYYLLPERPPYLERYQRFLREAQSPEEPAALPVPPLLPPPSTPAPAAPTATVRPMPQAAPDPKANFSTNNSNPGAQPPSLRASARLPQRGCPGDGQEAARPADKVQMLQAMVHGVTTEECQAALRSHSWSIQRAAQYLKVEQLFGLGLRPRVECHKVLEMFDWNLEQAGCHLLGSCGPAHHKR
- the Tnk2 gene encoding activated CDC42 kinase 1 isoform X4, which produces MPAARRFPGLELSFPLLARLRRRLYTRLGSSSMQPEEGTGWLLELLSEVQLQQYFLRLRDDLNITRLSHFEYVKNEDLEKIGMGRPGQRRLWEAVKRRKAMCKRKSWMSKSTFRKPSPTPGGLAGEGTLQSLTCLIGEKDLRLLEKLGDGSFGVVRRGEWDAPAGKTVSVAVKCLKPDVLSQPEAMDDFIREVNAMHSLDHRNLIRLYGVVLTPPMKMVTELAPLGSLLDRLRKHQGHFLLGTLSRYAVQVAEGMGYLESKRFIHRDLAARNLLLATRDLVKIGDFGLMRALPQNDDHYVMQEHRKVPFAWCAPESLKTRTFSHASDTWMFGVTLWEMFTYGQEPWIGLNGSQILHKIDKEGERLPRPEDCPQDIYNVMVQCWAHKPEDRPTFVALRDFLLEAQPTDMRALQDFEEPDKLHIQMNDVITVIEGRAENYWWRGQNTRTLCVGPFPRNVVTSVAGLSAQDISQPLQNSFIHTGHGDSDPRHCWGFPDRIDELYLGNPMDPPDLLSVELSTSRPTQHLGRMKREPPPRPPQPAIFTHSKWGCSGCLGPRPLSPLSPLLEEPTYDPVSEDPDPLSSDFKRLGLRKPALPRGLWLAKPSARVPGTKAGRSSGGEVTLIDFGEEPVAPTPRPCAPSLAQLAMDACSLLDKTPPQSPTRALPRPLHPTPVVDWDARPLPPPPAYDDVAQDEDDFEVCSINSTLVSAGLPTGPSQGETNYAFVPEQAQLPPALEDNLFLPPQGGGQPPSSAQTAEIFQALQQECMRQLQVPTGQLTPSPTPGGDDKPQVPPRVPIPPRPTRPRVGLSPAPLGEEEASRWPGPSSPPRVPPREPLSPQGSRTPSPLVPPGSSPLPHRLSSSPGKTMPTTQSFASDPKYATPQVIQAPGPRAGPCILPIVRDGRKVSSTHYYLLPERPPYLERYQRFLREAQSPEEPAALPVPPLLPPPSTPAPAAPTATVRPMPQAAPDPKANFSTNNSNPGAQPPSLRASARLPQRGCPGDGQEAARPADKVQMLQAMVHGVTTEECQAALRSHSWSIQRAAQYLKVEQLFGLGLRPRVECHKVLEMFDWNLEQAGCHLLGSCGPAHHKR